The Dryobates pubescens isolate bDryPub1 chromosome 6, bDryPub1.pri, whole genome shotgun sequence genomic interval gctgagagacctcgGTCGCCTGAGCCTGGGGGAGACAAAGgggatgacctcattaatgtttataaatatgaaaAAGGTGAGTGTCACAGAGACAGTGCCAGGcccttctcagtgatgtccaatgataggacaaggggcagtgggtgcaagccagagcataggaggttccacaagaacataaggaaaagctttttcactgtgagggtgacatagcactagaacaggctgaccagagaggttgtaaagtcttgttctctggagacattaaaaatctacctggatgcgttcctgtgtgacctactctatgtgatccttctctggcagggggtttggactcaatctttTGGGGTCACTTCCATCCCCttacattttgtgattctgtggctacaaaataaaaccaaggcAGTCACTGTCAACGGCACAGTCATCTTGTGGCATCATTCATTCACTGTTTCACTCCCTCTCCATAAACTTTGCTCTCTTAGGCACAAACATGTAGAGAGCAGCTTAGAAAATGTAACCCCCGCTCTGTACTGATCAGGGCAGATTCATACCCTCAACTAAGACTCTCATGAACAGCAGATATATCACAGTTCAGTTTACTTTCCAAACTAATTTAAATTATCATCATTCAAAACAAGATAAAAGCAGCCATGTTTTTCTAGTTTTATTGGTGCAGTCCTGCTGTTTAACTATACATCTTCATTTTGCTTGTAGTTACAGTGTTGCTTAacaaagactggttttgtactcAAGTTTATTAGAGTCTTCACAAAATCACTTACTGTATGACTAATCATTCCAAACACCATAAATCACTGGCATGTCTTCCTAAATAGTGCTAGTTAAGTTCCTACTATTCTTTTTAGATATAAATTTGTAAAGGCAAACAAATTAAATTCACCTTCCAAAGAAAAGAAGTGTGCTAAAAATAGTTTCAGAATGGGTAGAACTCATTTAGGTCTCAGAAAAATCTATGGCTGGCAAAGAGATCTACAATTTGATACTTTCATTAAGACCAAAACAAGCTTTATGAAGAGCTGAAATTATTGTGCAAAATTATTGTGCATTGGTCTGAAAGATTAGGAttgccttgatttttttttttcttgtatatatatattttaaaaaaaaaagttccccAGAAATTGGATCACCTTCTAAAAATATTGTACTTAGAGGTTAAGTATTTGTATCTGAACAAAAAGCACTAAAACTAAAAGCATGCAACACTGATACCAAATTGTAGCAGAAtacatttttaattgaaaacCAACTCAAAGGATAGTACAAAAGAGTTTCTTCTCCCTAAAGGGATTTTCAGATGCAGGTACTGGAATAATAAGGGGATCTTCTGCAATATGAGCATCACAATAAGCCAATAAATCTGCTGCAGCCTTGGATACCTAATAGGAATGAATAGAGAGAATTACTGTAACACTTAATTCCAAACAATCAGCATTGCACAAGTATTCTTCACGTAACATATGATAATAGGAGTAGATTGGCTTATTCTTTGAATCACTGCAGACTACAACTCTGAATTTACTCTTACTAGGCCTACTAATCCCTATATACATGTTATTTAACAGTGATGTGAGATGGCATCAATTATTATACTTCTAAACTGAACAATTCTAAAGTCTCCAAATTAAAATGTTGGTTTGTGCTTACTGAAAAGTCCTACAAAAATGTGGCAGTGTGTTGGCATACAAGATATTttgcacaaaacaaaaaaattaaatgctaaaccatttcagctgcagctgaaa includes:
- the GNG4 gene encoding guanine nucleotide-binding protein G(I)/G(S)/G(O) subunit gamma-4 isoform X2, which produces MKELVSNSTTNISQARKAVEQLKMEAYMDRMKVSKAAADLLAYCDAHIAEDPLIIPVPASENPFREKKLFCTIL